One region of Oreochromis aureus strain Israel breed Guangdong linkage group 19, ZZ_aureus, whole genome shotgun sequence genomic DNA includes:
- the LOC116327066 gene encoding platelet-activating factor receptor-like: MTQSVTMTTMSSVESTTIISTEFLDSPPRYVFIPVFYIIFFILGFISNLYVLFVLRCLHQAKAMGEIHIYMINLTIADLLFVCALPFWIDYYIREGDWVYGDVMCRVTGTFFFINTYGTILFLAAISINRCWALTRPLDAASSDHRIRGIIACVFIWAFIVVMSVPVLVSPGINEHRKNNMKILHCFEGYQNESKEKKKTLAVTHFLIIGLFFIVFLLIVICNILIARILICKNSPQSEIQSSRTQSKMPNLTSTFKRPTGVKRRALQMLLAVVGVFVLCFLPHHIVQGPWTLAVLEIVKYSETTRKLLSDAHQITLVLMGLNCILDPVVYYFATGKFRGLIKTHITKLITFTQPHLNQPASPVWTLGGNQRSHRKPTKAGRQDQTPHTERSSVVIT; encoded by the coding sequence ATGACTCAATCAGTTACTATGACAACAATGAGTAGTGTGGAGTCCACAACCATTATTTCCACTGAGTTCCTGGACTCCCCGCCTCGTTATGTGTTCATCCCGGTTTTCtacatcatcttcttcatcctgGGCTTCATCTCTAACCTCTACGTGCTGTTTGTCCTGCGCTGCCTTCATCAAGCCAAGGCCATGGGAGAAATCCACATCTACATGATCAACTTGACCATCGCTGatcttctgtttgtgtgtgctctTCCCTTTTGGATTGACTACTATATCCGTGAGGGAGACTGGGTTTATGGAGACGTCATGTGCCGGGTGACAGGCACCTTCTTTTTCATCAACACCTACGGCACCATCCTCTTCCTTGCAGCCATCAGCATCAACAGATGCTGGGCATTGACTCGGCCTCTGGACGCAGCCTCGTCAGACCACAGAATTCGTGGAATCATTGCCTGTGTTTTTATCTGGGCGTTTATTGTGGTGATGTCTGTTCCTGTTTTGGTGAGTCCAGGGATCAACGAGCACCGTAAAAACAACATGAAGATCCTTCACTGCTTTGAGGGATACCAGAACGAaagtaaagagaaaaagaaaacattggctgtcactcattttttaataattggattgttttttattgtctttttacTCATTGTGATATGCAATATTCTTATTGCTCGAATTTTAATTTGCAAAAACTCTCCTCAGTCGGAAATTCAGTCTTCAAGAACACAGTCTAAAATGCCCAATTTAACGTCCACGTTTAAACGACCCACAGGGGTAAAACGGAGGGCTCTCCAGATGTTGCTGGCAGTGGTGGGAgtgtttgttctgtgtttccTGCCACACCACATAGTTCAAGGCCCCTGGACTCTGGCAGTGCTGGAGATCGTGAAGTACAGCGAGACCACTCGTAAGTTGCTGAGCGACGCTCATCAGATCACCCTGGTTCTTATGGGCCTCAACTGCATTTTGGATCCTGTAGTGTATTATTTTGCCACAGGGAAGTTTAGAGGACTCATCAAGACCCACATTACAAAATTAATCACATTCACCCAACCTCACTTAAACCAGCCTGCATCACCTGTTTGGACTCTAGGAGGAAATCAGAGGTCTCATAGGAAACCCACAAAGGCCGGGAGGCAGGATCAAACTCCTCACACTGAAAGGAGCTCAGTAGTCATTACgtaa